Below is a genomic region from Brassica oleracea var. oleracea cultivar TO1000 chromosome C9, BOL, whole genome shotgun sequence.
TCTGATTCATTAATTTGACCTGAAAAATAGTATGATCATCCCACTAACTGATAATCCAAAGAAAAATGAATTGCATAAATAGTTAAAAAATATTATTTCAGATAGAATATGATGGATTATGTCCAGAGTAATGCTTATACTATTTTCTCGAGGTAAAGTATTGAAAAAATAGTCATTTTAGAATTCATATAAAAATACTTAAGTAATGTATAGAATATTTAACCGAATCCATATAACACCAATTAATTTTAGGTTAGAACCATCTAATTTAACAAACCAACCAACCACACAATACCTAATTTAACAAAATCACCCAACTGCACAATTACAAAGCGAACAATCTATAGCAATATTTGATCACTGCTGCAAATCGCATTTACAAACCGCAATTGCCAACAACAAATAAACGAATAGAAGTATAGAACCATAATTGTTAAACTCCCAACACATAATATATCCAGTTTGGATGTATATATCATCCTCAGAACAAAAAGAAGAAAACATAATTTTTTTTAAAAAAAAATGGTTAGTCGCCTCAATAATCTCTCTTATTTTTAACAGGGGTAAAGTCCATAACTTTTTTCTATAATCTAAATTTTCCAAAAAAACTTATATTTTCAGGATTAGGTTATATTATTCTCAAGTCGTGAATATTTCATTCTTAGATGAGCTGTTCTTTTCTTCATTCTTGTAATCTATTCTGCTTTTCATATTTTTTTCTTATGCATGAATCTTTGTCGTATTCTCTTTTTACTGCCATTGTCACGATTTATCTAGGGCCGCGCCTGATTTTTTTGGGCTTAAAAGCAAAAAAAAAGAATTTGATCTTTTAGTATAATATTTGATAAAACTAGTACGTAGGAAGAGTCAAATCTATCAACAAATTGAATAAAAGACTAGTCCAAAGCCAACTTACCCAACCAATATTTTTTCCAAATTGGCCTCTAAAGTATATTTAACAAAATTGGCCTAGAAACACATGCTTGATGGACTTGTACTCCGCCCCTGGTTTTATCCTATTCCATAAAATAATTACTAAAATTAAAAATGAATCTTACTTTTTAGAGTCAATTAGCTAAAAACCTACAAAAAAATTAGAAATTAGATAAATACACATGATGTGTCTATCAACAAAAATACTATAGTGTGGGATTTACGGTATATTGAGCTAATTATGGAAAAAATTGTGCATATGGAATGTAATTTCACTATTTTAAGTATAATCAACAAAATATCGTTTTCACTGCAAAACACGCTGTTTTAAGACTGATTAATTATGGTTTTATATAAATCTTTTTTTTTGTCACAAGGTTTTATATAAATCTAAAAAGTTAAAAATGGTTTGTTAGAACAATCTAAAAGTAATCTCATAACATACTATTTATTCTTTTGATAGAGCCAAAACGTACCACCATTGGTATCTCAATTATTTTGATTTTCGATCTGATTTTAGATATTATGCTTTCAAGCCACTCCACTTGCTTAGGTGTGAAATCCTCCTCTTTTTGAATAGTAAATAAACATGAAGCATATTTAATTTTATAACCACACAAAGTAGTGGTTAGGATTGATATCTTGTGAATTTACATGTTTTAAACTTCTTATTCTTGCATGNNNNNNNNNNNNNNNNNNNNNNNNNNNNNNNNNNNNNNNNNNNNNNNNNNNNNNNNNNNNNNNNNNNNNNNNNNNNNNNNNNNNNNNNNNNNNNNNNNNNGTTGGCACATTAGGTTAATTGGTGTGTGCTTAAACGCGTAATCAAGGATTTGTCTAGGACTCGTGTAATCTTGCATTCTTATATTTTATTATCAGACGACAATTTGTACGAGTAGGGTAATTTTATGCTTTCATATTCCTCAAAACATACTTGAAGAAAAATAACACAATAAGATACTAAATCACATTATTCATGGACCAACACAGATATGAACCCAAATTCATGGTTCATTTGCATATCCGGAGAGAATATATATCCGTGTGCTACACTTTGTATTGAAGATTAGTTTTGGCCTTTCCATAAATTCGGGATAGTCTAGATTAATAAAAAAACATACACAATAAGAGGGAAAATGAGCATTTAATTCCCGAAGTATTTGAAATCGGCAGTTTTAATACTTAAGTATTGCTTGCGCATATTTATTCCTCAACTAATAGTTGACTGCGCAAAATTGAGATCAAAATAGTCAACGGTTAACTGATGAACAGAAAATAACGGTTTCCGTCAACTTTTTAACGGTAGAATATTCTAATCATGATTTTGCGCAGTCAATGATTAATTGGGGAATAAATATGCGCATATAATACTTGAGTATTTAATTTGCCGATTGAAAATACTTGAGGAATTAAAATCTCATTTTTCTCTATATTTCGTATAAGATTGAAAGTCACTAACATCAATCCATTTAAAAAAAACATAAGTAAAAATATTTTCAAGTTAAATAAAATCATTATACGAGATATTTACCTTTAGAAATAGATTGTTGATTTTTTACAATGACATATAAAATAATACAAAATAATTACAGTTACATCGTATTGTTGATGTACTTCATGTTTATATCACTTTAGATGATTTTTAAAATGAAATCGGCAGTTTTAATACTCAAGTATTATATGCGCATATTTGTTCCCCAACTAATCATTGACTGCGCAAAATCATGATTAAAATATTCTACCGTTAAAAAGTTGACGAAACCGTTATTTTTCCGTTCATCAGTTAACGGATGACTATTTTGTTCCCAATTTTGCGCAGTCAACTATTAGTTGGGGAATAAGTATGCACAAGCAATACTTGAGTATTAAAACTGCCGATTTCAAATACTTCGGGAATTAAATGCCCATTTTCCCCGCAATAAGATACTATTATTACGATCTTTTGGATTTCATTCATTTTTAATTATTTTTAGAATCATAAATTTTCATTTTCAAGCCGAAATTATGAAATCGCATTAAAATCACACAATCCTACAATAGTCTCACACATTTCCAGTTTAGTTATAAAATTGAGTTATAATTTCGCATCGTTATAATTTTGTAACTAAACCATAATGTTAATACGTAATCTTGAAATCAAAACTACGTTATGTAATTACGAGATAACAATTTTTATAACTAACAGAAATCAGACAAAATAAGCTATGATCAACTTGTCATGATGATGTTCTTGATTTTGTGAGCTTCGTACACGAAAACTAGATATACCTCGATTCGCTTTCTCTTTAAAATTCTGCCTTCCACAACAGAGATAAACATATAACTTTTTAACCTTAGTATTAGAGAGGGGCACGATATCCTGAAGTTCTAACATATCAGGATCGTGATCCAAGTTTAAGAACCTTAATGAATGTATCTCTGTCACCATTCGTATCTCTAATGCCATAAGACAATGGAAACTTCTTCTTCCAACATAACCTATCTCTTCCAAGCACCACAGCTCCACAAAAACAGTCCTTGAGACAAGTTGCTTTACACCTTTCTTCATCATAATTTGAGTACCTCTTGTAATCCCCTGACGGCCAATTTGTCATCCTCAAAGTCACAAACTCGTAAAGATTTGCATCCTGGTCCTCTGCTGCTGTTTGGTTACTCTCTCGTCCACAAGTTTGCATCTCAAAATCAGGTTTACAATCACCATACTCGTCACTAGGATCCACCAACAGAAACCTCTCGGGGCATTCACATCTTGGCCTATGGTTATATCCTAAAATGCAAATATTATTAAACCCACAAGCTAGATTCCCAAGCTCATTAGCATCAAGATACGGTCCAAACGTCTTTGCACATATGTTCTCCGGTTCAGACCAAGCCAGAGACCATCCATTATCACTATTATTAACCCCTTGCCTCTTGGGATGGTAGTACTGAGCGAAAACCCCGTCGAAATGTAAAACGGCACGGTGATAAAAGTCTTTGGACGGTACTGGATCTTTATTGTTGACATAGAATCTCGTTGTATTGTCTCTCATTACTACATACATGTAGCCTGTCTCGTTGAAAACCAATCGATTCCCGGGATTATGAGGGTCTTTTGTGTTACTTGAGTAGTACGAAAAGTATACATCTGTTTCTGCTAGCGTCTCGCTGTTGAGAGTAAGAAGCTGGAGATCTCCATCGTCAAAGCGTAGCCTGAATCTTCCTTTCTGGAAGCTAGTCTCTTTGAGGCGAGATGAGAGATTCCCTCTAACTTCAATACTCTGCATCATCATCACCATACATCCGTACAAATGTGATGTTTATACTTAAAATAACACATAAGTAGAATAACATAAACTTATAGGTTAACTCTGAGATTATGTTTGCGTTTACATAGTAAAATATTAATTTTCTACTTATAAGAAGATTATTTTTACGTTTTTCGTATTTTCGTTATA
It encodes:
- the LOC106313343 gene encoding G-type lectin S-receptor-like serine/threonine-protein kinase RLK1, whose product is MGVISCWILQVVLVLQLQVLVVLSQNIISGSVPVGESLTASESQQFSSSWLSPSGDFAFGFRKIQPNDGFTLSIWFDKIPDKKIVWYAQTVNTTTGLVPDGSKVTLTADRGLVLTDPGGQQLWSSSLPQTRSSVSRGLITDAGNLRLLSEDSDVALWSSFANPTDTLLPTQSIEVRGNLSSRLKETSFQKGRFRLRFDDGDLQLLTLNSETLAETDVYFSYYSSNTKDPHNPGNRLVFNETGYMYVVMRDNTTRFYVNNKDPVPSKDFYHRAVLHFDGVFAQYYHPKRQGVNNSDNGWSLAWSEPENICAKTFGPYLDANELGNLACGFNNICILGYNHRPRCECPERFLLVDPSDEYGDCKPDFEMQTCGRESNQTAAEDQDANLYEFVTLRMTNWPSGDYKRYSNYDEERCKATCLKDCFCGAVVLGRDRLCWKKKFPLSYGIRDTNGDRDTFIKVLKLGSRS